The Clostridiaceae bacterium DNA window TTAAAGGTATCCAATAACGGCAGTCCCATCCCTCAAAATGTCAGGCAGAATATTTTTACTGCAGGATATACGACTAAAAGCACTAAACAGCATAGCGGTCTTGGCCTATATATAATTAAACAGATTATAGATCGCTATGACGGACAATTAGAGTTGAAAGAGCCTGAAAACTATTCCGGTGTGGAATTTGTGATTTATATTCCTTGGAATAAGTAATTGTTATAACAGTTCTGGTAAAAACATACAATTTATATTTATTACGTTTGGGAAGCATCAAATACTTATTATAGCATGTCTTCGTGTATCACGGACATGGAGTATGTAGGCATAATAGAATGGTCGAATAAAAGTACAAAGAATTTCAGGTTAGAATTAAAGTGCGTTTTATGTTCCTTCGAGTTATTGCTGTGTCTAGGGGGATAAATCTTTACGTAGTTGGCAAGTATTGTGTTATAATAAACATTATTATGATTCTTGAAGTTACACTACATTGATATAAGGAGGACTTTGATTGGAAGAATACCGGAAGCTGGGTCTGCTGATTGCATATTATCTCTCTAAGTATGACAGAGAGGGCTTAAAGCGGCTGGGGTATAATAATTTTACACAAGCCTATGATGACATTGGTAACAAATTAAATGTTAAGCCAAATACTGTAAAGAACTGGCGGGATGAATTCGACCCTCTACATGGGAATGACCGTCACGGCTGGTACCAAAGAGAACTCAGACCAAGTAGATTAGAGGTTGTTGAAAAATATAAATATATAAGTGAAGACGCATTTACACAAATAGTAAGAGAGATTCTAAGTACCCAGCACATTACAGAGAAATTCAAATTTGTAGAGATCATATCAGGCACTATTGGCGACAAAAAGCAGGCGTCAACTAAGGAATATACTAGTTCAGGGCTAACTGGAAAAAGAGCAGAAGAAATATTCTTAGATAAATTTTCTCGTGGTGAAATCAATGGTTTTTCTGGTAATTTGATTGATACGCGTAACGATGGATGTGGTTATGACTTTAAACTCGATTCCTCTTCTTATGTGTTTGAAGTTAAAGGTTTAGCAGGATGTAATGGTGGGATTAGATTTACTGATAAAGAATGGGCTACTGCAAAAAAATTGAAAGGTAATTACATTTTGGTACTGGTTTCCAATATTCAAGACAAACCAACTATTAAGATGATCATTGACCCTTATTCAAGATTAAGTGCGAACAAACAAACATATACAACTATAGCAGTTGAATGGCATGTTAATAGTAATCAATTAGTAGATGATGAATAATTTAAAGCATCAAGGAATGGGGTGTTGTAATTGTCTATTTCTCTGGGGCAGCTTCTGACTTCTCAAAACCCTTTAGACTTTAAAAACTTTTTTTTGTGTAGGAAACATACTCGGCTGGAAGGTCTTATTGTAGAATTCGAAACAGAACAGACGTTAATGAAAGGTTTTATAAAAAATAAGTGGCGAATTATAGATGCTCTTGTACTGAGAGGAATTGTGAAAGGAGAAAGAAATTCACATTTCATTATTTTACCAAGAAACAAATCAAGGGAAACACTGGACGATATAATTGCACTTGGATCGGAGTTAAAAAAAACAAAACAACAAGTCAGGTCGTTAAAAGTAACTGAGAAGGGTGTATACTTACGAAATATTGAAGGAGAAGAGGACATCGAACTTATTCCAGACCCACAAAATAATAAAAGCATGACTGAGGATAACAGGGTTTTAGCTATGTTCTGGGGGTTCGCTATCCATACTCCAAAAAAGTTTTGCGAGTTTGCCAGAGATATATTACTTAAAGACTGCTTTATTCAACCTTATTTTAATGCGGGTTTATGGGATCTTGATAAATTCCTGATTTCACCAGGCAGGAGTAGAATAATCTACATCGAGACGAAGCACAAGTATCCTTTTAAGAGGAAAAATGGTGATTTAAACTTCGGTATGAATAAAGGAGAAGTTGAAACTCTTAATTTACTTAAGAAAACGGATATTAGCTGTTGGCATACTATTTTACTTAAACCACAGTGGGAGAAAGATATTTCATCTACATATCTGTTTTATAATAGAGAGGCTCGCGAGAAGACACTCTGGCTGGCAGCTGATATGAAGTCTGATGATTTTATTGTGAATTCCCAAAAGAAACCTTTTATTGCCAGTAAAGAAACCTCAATAAATAATAGTTCAAGTCTGAAATATTTTGAACTTAATTCATCAAGTTTTTATGTAGTAGGAAAAAATAGTCTTACCTCGGAAGAATTATCAGAGAACTTCTATAATATTATCTGTAATCCTGCTGGGAAATATCAGAAGGTTACAAAGCAATGCTTGCTGGATAATAGAATCTCTAAATAAAATAACTGCTTTACTTATGTGGTCAGTAATGCCAAAAACCATGCTAATGTGTTTAACACATTAGCATGGTTTTTGGGAAAGGTTCTGGAATAGTTGACAAAAAATCAAGGCAATTGGTATTCTTTAATATCATGTCTGTATACGGAGAAAATTTTATTCAAAGATAGCATAATTATTTATCTCAGCGAAGGTATTAAAGAGGGCTTTCCAAGTGTTTCCCTTCATAGACTCCTTCGGGATATTATCTTCAATCAGACGGCATTTACAGTTTACTTTATGCATGAATGCTTAGAGACGTCAGTTTTCTAATTTTTACAAGTCTAAAATTTTATTTCCACGAATTTTCTCTTTCTTTCATGTATTTATAATACAACTTCGCTTTAATGATGATCCTTTAGTAAGGGAATTATCATATCTGCAATTCTTTCAAAAACCGGAACGACAACCGAATTTCCAAATTGTTTGTATGCCCGTGTATCTGAAACCGGAATTTTGAAAGAATCATCAAAACCCATGAGGCGTGCACATTCTCGCGGAGTAAGTCTTCTGGGATTTTTATCTGGCCCTTGGTAAACAAGTATCTCCGAACCATCTTTGTAATATCGGGCTGATAATGTTCTTGCAATAGAGTCTTCATCTACAAGACCAAATCCAAAACCGTTTCCTTTTGCTTGGTGCTTTTCTGCATACCGCTGGAGATAATCCCAGAGACTGTCAGAGAGGGTATATTTTTCATGAACACAATTATTAGCATAATCAAAATATTTATCACCGTCATGGGGGAGAAATGGTTCGGTACCATCAGTTTTGTGCAAAATGCTATTCATTTTGATAATACCTTTTTCAGGAAGTTTTAAATTATCCCATGAGAAGTTGACATTTTCTAAAAAGCCAATAATTACAATACGCTCACGGTGTTGGGGAACGAAATGCTGGCCATCTATAACCTTTGAATACACATTGTACTTTAGATCATTTTGAAGAACATCCATAATTACCCTGAAAGTTCTTCCTTTATCATGTGAATACAGATTCTTTACGTTTTCAAGCACAAATACCTTTGGCCTTTTTGCATTAATAATACGTGCGACATCAAAAAATAAGGTTCCTTGTGCTTTATCCTTAAAGCCATGTGACCTCCCAAGGGAATTCTTCTTGGAAACTCCTGCGATAGAAAATGGCTGACAAGGAAAACCAGCAAGTAGGACATCATGATTCGGTATATCGTGTTCTTTTATTTTAGTAATATCTCCTGCAATAGGTTCATCGGATGGATAATTAACTGCATAAGTCCTTTGAGCATATGTATCCCATTCACTTGTAAAAACACACTTACCGCCTTTCGCTTCGAACGGCCTCCGAATCCCGCCAATCCCTGCAAATAAGTCGATAAATGTAAATGACTGGGGAGTGTCTGAATGTGGAATAATATCATCAAGCATTTTCGTAAGTTGAGGGACTATATATTGCTTTGGTTTGCATTCGCCTTTTAACCAACGTCTGACTGTAGATTCATTAACCCCAACTTCCTTGGCAATCTGAGCTTTTGATTTATACTGGCTAAGAGTTTCAATTAGATTAAGTGCATCCATTATTATTACCTCCACTGGGAATTATATATGCATTATGCACGAAAAATTCCTTTTTGTCAATACCAAATGGTAATACTTTCTTGACAAAACATTTAGCTGATGATAGTTTTAGCTTAACACCAATTATTTTTAATTACAGAAAAGGAGGCTAAGATTTGTTCGATGGAAAAGATACATTA harbors:
- the dcm gene encoding DNA (cytosine-5-)-methyltransferase translates to MDALNLIETLSQYKSKAQIAKEVGVNESTVRRWLKGECKPKQYIVPQLTKMLDDIIPHSDTPQSFTFIDLFAGIGGIRRPFEAKGGKCVFTSEWDTYAQRTYAVNYPSDEPIAGDITKIKEHDIPNHDVLLAGFPCQPFSIAGVSKKNSLGRSHGFKDKAQGTLFFDVARIINAKRPKVFVLENVKNLYSHDKGRTFRVIMDVLQNDLKYNVYSKVIDGQHFVPQHRERIVIIGFLENVNFSWDNLKLPEKGIIKMNSILHKTDGTEPFLPHDGDKYFDYANNCVHEKYTLSDSLWDYLQRYAEKHQAKGNGFGFGLVDEDSIARTLSARYYKDGSEILVYQGPDKNPRRLTPRECARLMGFDDSFKIPVSDTRAYKQFGNSVVVPVFERIADMIIPLLKDHH
- a CDS encoding DUF3883 domain-containing protein, with amino-acid sequence MEEYRKLGLLIAYYLSKYDREGLKRLGYNNFTQAYDDIGNKLNVKPNTVKNWRDEFDPLHGNDRHGWYQRELRPSRLEVVEKYKYISEDAFTQIVREILSTQHITEKFKFVEIISGTIGDKKQASTKEYTSSGLTGKRAEEIFLDKFSRGEINGFSGNLIDTRNDGCGYDFKLDSSSYVFEVKGLAGCNGGIRFTDKEWATAKKLKGNYILVLVSNIQDKPTIKMIIDPYSRLSANKQTYTTIAVEWHVNSNQLVDDE